In Tumebacillus amylolyticus, the genomic stretch TTGCAGAAGCGGAGAAGCGCAACTTGATCCCGTTCAAGGATGTGGCACAAGGCAAGTTCCAACCGGACAAGCCGGTCACCCGCGGGGAGTTGTCGCAGGGCGTCGTTCAATCGCTCCACTTGCAGTATTCCACCTTGATCGACGGCATACAGCCTGTGAACGACATCGGAGGCAACTTGTACGAGCCAGCGATCTCCACGATGCTTACGAACAAGTATGCCAAAGGGTACGAAGACAACACCTTCCGCCCGAATGAGAACGCCTCCCGTGCAACGGTGGCGAGTCTTTTTGCAAAGGCATTGCGTGAGAACCGTCCGGAAACCAAGACGGACGCCAATGCCAAGAAGAAGGGAGGAAATCAATAATGGGAGTCGCCTTGCAGAAGTCCCGCACTCGCGACTGGACGTATTATTTGTTGCTCACCCTCTCCTTCTTCTCGATGGTGAACTACATCCTGCGTGACACGATTGGCCACATTCCGGTCATCGGTTCGCTGGTCC encodes the following:
- a CDS encoding S-layer homology domain-containing protein, which produces MRNKKFIWFTSVVVVLYFATISVFYQLPFKTGTTVFQDVDQSHWAAYDIEYMYDQGLMKGRDETVFNFYPEAVMTRAELVALMLRVDGADLAKLDQTATVKYTDIPSGHWSIPVLAEAEKRNLIPFKDVAQGKFQPDKPVTRGELSQGVVQSLHLQYSTLIDGIQPVNDIGGNLYEPAISTMLTNKYAKGYEDNTFRPNENASRATVASLFAKALRENRPETKTDANAKKKGGNQ